A window from Salvia miltiorrhiza cultivar Shanhuang (shh) chromosome 2, IMPLAD_Smil_shh, whole genome shotgun sequence encodes these proteins:
- the LOC131011336 gene encoding uncharacterized protein At2g29880-like isoform X2 encodes MSETQQGSSDIGRVRASKPDKTRRSWTPREEEMLLASLKELVAQGWKADNGFRAGYLLKLEESMRKEFVGTDIKGMPHINSKLSAWKKSYNSLLMALNVSGVGFNAKGTFMLDCDNDQWETIVKKDSNATKMRFKSWPMFEDWKEVFGKDRANGSNAEDVMEAMHKMYAADSLGEVGGNLGQQTGDGLQHHVNEDGEATEDAEDSVCQGEKKVSTARKVSKKRKTGEGEEMNGVYKWLGEISRDTKERLDNLATRVGYEFDLGMARQTVYEQLGLIPGLDMNDKFDICEILADKVQRLEIFIGLPAEAKIQYVARLLQAHRNESRFP; translated from the exons ATGAGTGAAACGCAACAAG GCAGCAGCGACATCGGTCGTGTGAGGGCATCGAAGCCCGACAAGACACGCCGAAGCTGGACGCCCCGGGAGGAAGAAATGTTGTTGGCCTCGCTCAAGGAACTCGTTGCTCAAGGTTGGAAGGCCGACAATGGGTTTCGAGCTGGCTATCTTTTGAAACTCGAAGAATCTATGCGCAAAGAATTTGTCGGGACTGACATAAAAGGGATGCCGCATATCAATTCCAAGCTTAGCGCGTGGAAAAAAAGCTATAACTCGCTACTTATGGCCCTCAATGTTAGTGGAGTTGGGTTTAATGCGAAGGGGACGTTCATGTTAGATTGTGACAACGATCAGTGGGAGACGATTGTGAAG AAGGATTCAAACGCAACCAAGATGCGTTTCAAAAGCTGGCCAATGTTTGAAGATTGGAAAGAAGTATTTGGTAAGGACCGTGCAAATGGCTCAAACGCAGAGGATGTTATGGAGGCAATGCACAAGATGTATGCGGCTGATAGTCTTGGTGAAGTAGGTGGCAATCTTGGACAGCAGACTGGTGATGGTTTACAGCATCATGTCAATGAAGATGGAGAAGCGACCGAAGATGCAGAAGATAGTGTCTGCCAGGGTGAGAAAAAGGTTTCAACTGCAAGAAAGGTGAGTAAAAAACGTAAAACAGGGGAAGGGGAAGAGATGAATGGCGTCTACAAGTGGCTCGGGGAGATTAGTCGTGACACCAAAGAGCGCCTTGACAACCTTGCCACTCGCGTGGGATACGAGTTTGATCTCGGCATGGCGAGGCAGACAGTATACGAGCAATTGGGTTTGATTCCCGGGCTGGACATGAATGACAAGTTTGATATTTGTGAAATTTTAGCGGACAAAGTTCAGCGCCTGGAGATCTTCATTGGGTTGCCTGCCGAAGCGAAGATTCAGTACGTGGCACGTCTTCTTCAAGCTCATCGTAATGAGTCTCGTTTCCCCTGA
- the LOC131011339 gene encoding uncharacterized protein LOC131011339 → MIAMALRNLSCLCLSPNSFICNPNVLSIHFFSTARAKRLIIPSPEIYDMLLHKHQFSPELAALASSRLPKFRSPKRADSVLSFLKENSFTTTQLQKLVIYNPRILGFTIKSLESRFKVFQDLGLSSEEIAKIISSYQVILHSCMASKIIPSLSMLKALLGSNEEVARLLKKCAWFLRSDLEKTLMPNVEILKSCSIPMERILQFLYTRPRCFLVRPDIMRKSVDRAVEYGISRTSTGFIHALGVFSSTSEGMWDVKLETLRNLGFSDVDIFTMFRKQPNVYSASAKTMKNKIEFLLTTKKYNISNIVTYPVALMCSIEKRLELRMQILRLLESRNLIEKWPTLSTLSISTDDKFFDGFVRPYCDEIGQEYIAKICQAQR, encoded by the coding sequence ATGATTGCAATGGCACTCAGGAATCTTTCCTGTTTATGTTTGAGCCCTAATTCATTTATCTGCAACCCCAATGTTCTCTCAATCCACTTTTTTTCGACTGCGAGAGCCAAAAGACTAATAATCCCTTCCCCTGAAATTTACGATATGCTGCTCCATAAACACCAATTTTCTCCTGAATTGGCTGCACTTGCTTCATCGCGCTTACCTAAATTTAGAAGCCCCAAAAGAGCTGATTCAGTACTCTCATTCCTCAAAGAGAATAGCTTTACGACTACTCAGCTGCAGAAACTCGTCATATATAATCCTCGGATTCTAGGATTTACTATTAAAAGTTTGGAATCCAGATTCAAGGTATTCCAAGACTTGGGGCTTTCTTCCGAGGAGATTGCCAAGATAATTTCCAGTTATCAAGTGATTTTGCATTCATGTATGGCCAGCAAGATCATTCCTTCCTTATCGATGCTAAAGGCCTTGCTGGGATCCAATGAGGAGGTGGCCAGACTTTTGAAAAAATGTGCGTGGTTTTTGAGGTCCGATTTGGAGAAAACCTTAATGCCAAATGTGGAAATCTTGAAGAGTTGTAGTATACCAATGGAGCGTATCCTTCAATTCCTCTACACTCGGCCGAGATGTTTCTTAGTCAGGCCGGATATTATGAGGAAATCTGTAGACAGGGCCGTGGAATATGGGATCTCTCGGACTTCGACTGGTTTTATCCACGCTCTCGGAGTTTTCTCTTCTACGAGTGAAGGGATGTGGGATGTCAAGTTGGAAACTCTCCGTAATTTGGGATTTTCTGATGTTGACATATTCACAATGTTTAGGAAGCAACCTAATGTGTATTCAGCATCTGCAAAGACAAtgaagaataaaatagaatttttgCTTACTACAAAGAAGTACAATATATCCAATATTGTCACTTATCCAGTGGCACTTATGTGCAGCATTGAGAAGAGGCTTGAGCTTCGGATGCAAATTCTAAGACTTCTGGAAAGTAGGAATCTCATTGAAAAGTGGCCTACTCTTTCAACACTTTCTATATCTACAGACGATAAATTTTTTGATGGCTTTGTTAGGCCTTATTGTGACGAGATTGGCCAAGAATATATCGCAAAAATATGTCAAGCGCAAAGGTAA
- the LOC131011338 gene encoding isocitrate dehydrogenase [NADP]-like isoform X1, with amino-acid sequence MSFDKIKVHNPIVEMDGDEMTRVIWRYIKEKLIHPFLELDIKYFDLGIHHRDATNDKVTVESAEATLKYNVAIKCATITPDEARVKEFNLKQMWRSPNGTIRNILNGTVFREPIICKNVPRLVSGWTKPICIGRHAYGDQYRATDVVIEGAGKLKMVFVPDRGTKSVELEVFNFTGPGGVALSMYNTDESIRAFAEASMNTAYQKLWPLYLSTKNTILKNYDGRFKDIFQEIYEREWRSKFEAAGIWYEHRLIDDMVAYALKSEGGYVWACKNYDGDVQSDFLAQGFGSLGLMTSVLVCPDGKTIEAEAAHGTVTRHYRVHQKGGETSTNSIASIFAWTRGLAHRAKLDGNSKLLDFTEKLEAACIASVESGKMTKDLAILTHGTNVSRDRYVNTEEFIDVVAEELRRRLWKKAKL; translated from the exons ATGAGTTTCGACAAGATTAAAGTCCACAACCCCATCGTAGAGATGGACG GTGATGAAATGACTCGAGTGATATGGAGATATATCAAAGAAAAG CTCATACATCCTTTCCTGGAGCTAGACATAAAGTACTTTGACCTTGGTATTCATCATCGTGATGCTACAAACGACAAAGTTACAGTTGAAAGTGCAGAAGCCACCCTTAA GTACAATGTGGCAATTAAATGTGCAACCATTACTCCAG ATGAAGCCCGTGTTAAAGAGTTCAACTTGAAACAGATGTGGAGAAGTCCAAATGGGACCATTCGGAACATCTTGAACG GGACAGTATTTAGAGAACCAATCATATGCAAGAACGTCCCTCGGCTTGTGTCAG GTTGGACCAAGCCCATATGCATTGGGAGACATGCCTATGGGGATCAGTATCGAGCTACTGATGTAGTAATTGAAGGAGCTGGAAAACTCAAAATGGTTTTTG TCCCAGATAGAGGTACTAAGAGCGTAGAATTGGAGGTGTTCAACTTTACAGGACCTGGTGGTGTAGCTCTGTCAATGTATAACACTGATGAG TCTATTCGTGCTTTTGCGGAGGCCTCGATGAACACTGCTTATCAGAAACTTTGGCCGCTTTATCTTAGCACCAAAAATACCATTCTGAAGAATTATGACGGAAG GTTTAAAGATATCTTCCAAGAAATTTATGAAAGAGAATGGAGGTCCAAGTTTGAGGCTGCTGGGATTTG GTATGAACATCGTCTTATAGATGATATGGTTGCTTATGCTCTAAAGAGTGAAGGAGGTTATGTATGGGCTTGCAAAAATTATGATGGAGATGTTCAAAGTGACTTTTTAGCCCAAG GATTTGGATCTCTAGGTTTGATGACATCAGTGCTG GTCTGTCCAGATGGAAAAACCATTGAGGCAGAGGCTGCACATGGTACAGTCACGCGTCATTACCGAGTACATCAAAAGGGAGGCGAGACTAGCACTAATAGCATAGCATCGATCTTTGCCTGGACACGGGGGCTTGCACACAG AGCAAAGTTGGACGGAAATTCCAAACTCTTGGATTTCACCGAGAAATTAGAAGCTGCCTGCATTGCGAGTGTGGAGTCTGGAAAGATGACCAAGGATCTTGCAATTCTTACTCATGGAACTAA CGTGTCCAGAGATCGGTATGTGAACACCGAAGAGTTCATTGACGTCGTTGCTGAGGAGTTGAGACGTAGGCTGTGGAAGAAGGCAAAGCTATAA
- the LOC131011336 gene encoding uncharacterized protein At2g29880-like isoform X1 yields MSETQQVGSSDIGRVRASKPDKTRRSWTPREEEMLLASLKELVAQGWKADNGFRAGYLLKLEESMRKEFVGTDIKGMPHINSKLSAWKKSYNSLLMALNVSGVGFNAKGTFMLDCDNDQWETIVKKDSNATKMRFKSWPMFEDWKEVFGKDRANGSNAEDVMEAMHKMYAADSLGEVGGNLGQQTGDGLQHHVNEDGEATEDAEDSVCQGEKKVSTARKVSKKRKTGEGEEMNGVYKWLGEISRDTKERLDNLATRVGYEFDLGMARQTVYEQLGLIPGLDMNDKFDICEILADKVQRLEIFIGLPAEAKIQYVARLLQAHRNESRFP; encoded by the exons ATGAGTGAAACGCAACAAG TAGGCAGCAGCGACATCGGTCGTGTGAGGGCATCGAAGCCCGACAAGACACGCCGAAGCTGGACGCCCCGGGAGGAAGAAATGTTGTTGGCCTCGCTCAAGGAACTCGTTGCTCAAGGTTGGAAGGCCGACAATGGGTTTCGAGCTGGCTATCTTTTGAAACTCGAAGAATCTATGCGCAAAGAATTTGTCGGGACTGACATAAAAGGGATGCCGCATATCAATTCCAAGCTTAGCGCGTGGAAAAAAAGCTATAACTCGCTACTTATGGCCCTCAATGTTAGTGGAGTTGGGTTTAATGCGAAGGGGACGTTCATGTTAGATTGTGACAACGATCAGTGGGAGACGATTGTGAAG AAGGATTCAAACGCAACCAAGATGCGTTTCAAAAGCTGGCCAATGTTTGAAGATTGGAAAGAAGTATTTGGTAAGGACCGTGCAAATGGCTCAAACGCAGAGGATGTTATGGAGGCAATGCACAAGATGTATGCGGCTGATAGTCTTGGTGAAGTAGGTGGCAATCTTGGACAGCAGACTGGTGATGGTTTACAGCATCATGTCAATGAAGATGGAGAAGCGACCGAAGATGCAGAAGATAGTGTCTGCCAGGGTGAGAAAAAGGTTTCAACTGCAAGAAAGGTGAGTAAAAAACGTAAAACAGGGGAAGGGGAAGAGATGAATGGCGTCTACAAGTGGCTCGGGGAGATTAGTCGTGACACCAAAGAGCGCCTTGACAACCTTGCCACTCGCGTGGGATACGAGTTTGATCTCGGCATGGCGAGGCAGACAGTATACGAGCAATTGGGTTTGATTCCCGGGCTGGACATGAATGACAAGTTTGATATTTGTGAAATTTTAGCGGACAAAGTTCAGCGCCTGGAGATCTTCATTGGGTTGCCTGCCGAAGCGAAGATTCAGTACGTGGCACGTCTTCTTCAAGCTCATCGTAATGAGTCTCGTTTCCCCTGA
- the LOC131011338 gene encoding isocitrate dehydrogenase [NADP]-like isoform X2, whose amino-acid sequence MLQTTKLQLKVQKPPLNEARVKEFNLKQMWRSPNGTIRNILNGTVFREPIICKNVPRLVSGWTKPICIGRHAYGDQYRATDVVIEGAGKLKMVFVPDRGTKSVELEVFNFTGPGGVALSMYNTDESIRAFAEASMNTAYQKLWPLYLSTKNTILKNYDGRFKDIFQEIYEREWRSKFEAAGIWYEHRLIDDMVAYALKSEGGYVWACKNYDGDVQSDFLAQGFGSLGLMTSVLVCPDGKTIEAEAAHGTVTRHYRVHQKGGETSTNSIASIFAWTRGLAHRAKLDGNSKLLDFTEKLEAACIASVESGKMTKDLAILTHGTNVSRDRYVNTEEFIDVVAEELRRRLWKKAKL is encoded by the exons ATGCTACAAACGACAAAGTTACAGTTGAAAGTGCAGAAGCCACCCTTAA ATGAAGCCCGTGTTAAAGAGTTCAACTTGAAACAGATGTGGAGAAGTCCAAATGGGACCATTCGGAACATCTTGAACG GGACAGTATTTAGAGAACCAATCATATGCAAGAACGTCCCTCGGCTTGTGTCAG GTTGGACCAAGCCCATATGCATTGGGAGACATGCCTATGGGGATCAGTATCGAGCTACTGATGTAGTAATTGAAGGAGCTGGAAAACTCAAAATGGTTTTTG TCCCAGATAGAGGTACTAAGAGCGTAGAATTGGAGGTGTTCAACTTTACAGGACCTGGTGGTGTAGCTCTGTCAATGTATAACACTGATGAG TCTATTCGTGCTTTTGCGGAGGCCTCGATGAACACTGCTTATCAGAAACTTTGGCCGCTTTATCTTAGCACCAAAAATACCATTCTGAAGAATTATGACGGAAG GTTTAAAGATATCTTCCAAGAAATTTATGAAAGAGAATGGAGGTCCAAGTTTGAGGCTGCTGGGATTTG GTATGAACATCGTCTTATAGATGATATGGTTGCTTATGCTCTAAAGAGTGAAGGAGGTTATGTATGGGCTTGCAAAAATTATGATGGAGATGTTCAAAGTGACTTTTTAGCCCAAG GATTTGGATCTCTAGGTTTGATGACATCAGTGCTG GTCTGTCCAGATGGAAAAACCATTGAGGCAGAGGCTGCACATGGTACAGTCACGCGTCATTACCGAGTACATCAAAAGGGAGGCGAGACTAGCACTAATAGCATAGCATCGATCTTTGCCTGGACACGGGGGCTTGCACACAG AGCAAAGTTGGACGGAAATTCCAAACTCTTGGATTTCACCGAGAAATTAGAAGCTGCCTGCATTGCGAGTGTGGAGTCTGGAAAGATGACCAAGGATCTTGCAATTCTTACTCATGGAACTAA CGTGTCCAGAGATCGGTATGTGAACACCGAAGAGTTCATTGACGTCGTTGCTGAGGAGTTGAGACGTAGGCTGTGGAAGAAGGCAAAGCTATAA
- the LOC131011337 gene encoding uncharacterized protein LOC131011337, whose product MPSRRQINAYVFSMAEEIMHQQLLQIIAVFDQIDRSKARKRNRCLGPGPYTILTRIPDQVKHMGRLVNVSDVDCILNLRMDRNTFGRLCQLLRQLGGLNNGRYVTVEEQVAMFLSVLAHHKKNRVVRFDFWRSGYTISKYIHVVLKAVLSLHILLFVKPSPVTEECVDSRWKWFKGCLGALDGTYIDVMVPTEDKPRYRTRKGHISTNTLAVCDRNLKFAYVLPGWEGSAADSRILRDALTRPYGLRVPKGNYYLCDNGYANCDGFLAPYKGVRYHLKEWGAMAARPQNAQELFNLRHSKARNAIERVFGIMKMRWGILRSASYYPIKIQTRLIMACFVLNNFIRGEMGNDPIEQHFDELFPEAAELEPDHGEFVDSVDPSPMWNAARDELANSMWQQYLAN is encoded by the exons ATGCCCTCTCGACGCCAAATAAATGCTTACGTGTTTTCAATGGCGGAGGAAATTATGCACCAACAACTATTGCAAATCATTGCAGTTTTTGATCAAATAGATAGAAGTAAGGCGCGAAAAAGGAATCGATGTTTAGGACCCGGGCCTTATACTATACTGACACGTATTCCCGACCAAGTAAAACACATGGGTAGGCTCGTTAACGTTAGTGATGTTGATTGTATTTTAAATTTGCGGATGGATCGCAACACGTTTGGGCGCCTCTGTCAACTGTTGCGACAATTGGGAGGTTTAAACAACGGCCGGTATGTGACTGTTGAGGAGCAGGTTGCTATGTTCTTATCTGTACTCGCGCATCACAAAAAAAATAGGGTCGTCCGCTTCGATTTTTGGAGATCGGGATATACCATCTCAAAGTATATTCACGTGGTGCTTAAAGCCGTGCTCTCACTTCACATATTACTATTCGTTAAGCCGTCTCCTGTCACGGAAGAATGCGTTGATAGTCGGTGGAAATGGTTCAAG GGTTGTTTGGGAGCTTTGGATGGTACGTACATCGACGTGATGGTACCCACTGAAGACAAGCCACGGTACAGGACACGCAAGGGTCATATATCTACTAATACGCTGGCTGTCTGCGACCGCAACCTCAAGTTTGCATATGTGCTTCCAGGCTGGGAGGGATCCGCGGCGGATTCCCGTATTCTGCGCGATGCATTGACTAGGCCGTATGGTCTGCGGGTCCCAAAAG GAAACTACTATTTGTGCGATAATGGGTACGCCAATTGCGATGGATTTCTCGCACCGTACAAAGGGGTTCGATACCACTTGAAAGAGTGGGGGGCAATGGCAGCGAGACCACAAAACGCACAAGAACTATTCAACCTAAGGCATTCTAAGGCACGCAATGCAATCGAGCGTGTCTTCGGCATCATGAAAATGAGATGGGGAATACTCCGTAGTGCTTCTTACTACCCTATTAAGATTCAGACCAGATTAATCATGGCGTGCTTTGTGTTGAATAATTTCATTCGCGGAGAGATGGGTAATGACCCCATCGAACAACATTTTGATGAATTGTTCCCGGAGGCTGCTGAACTTGAGCCGGACCACGGGGAATTTGTTGATAGCGTAGATCCTTCTCCTATGTGGAATGCAGCTCGTGATGAGCTTGCAAATTCAATGTGGCAGCAATACTTGGCAAATTAA